One segment of Chionomys nivalis chromosome 1, mChiNiv1.1, whole genome shotgun sequence DNA contains the following:
- the Ehd3 gene encoding EH domain-containing protein 3, producing the protein MFSWLGNDDRRKKDPEVFQTVSDGLKKLYKSKLLPLEEYYRFHEFHSPALEDADFDNKPMVLLVGQYSTGKTTFIRYLLEQDFPGMRIGPEPTTDSFIAVMQGDVEGIIPGNALVVDPKKPFRKLNAFGNAFLNRFVCAQLPNAVLESISVIDTPGILSGEKQRISRGYDFAAVLEWFAERVDRIILLFDAHKLDISDEFSEVIKALKNHEDKMRVVLNKADQIETQQLMRVYGALMWSLGKIVNTPEVIRVYIGSFWSHPLLIPDNRKLFEAEEQDLFRDIQSLPRNAALRKLNDLIKRARLAKVHAYIISSLKKEMPSVFGKDTKKKELVNNLAEIYGRIEREHQISPGDFPNLKRMQDQLQAQDFSKFQPLKSKLLEVVDDMLAHDIAQLMVLVRQEETQRPVQMVKGGAFEGTLQGPFGHGYGEGAGEGIDDAEWVVARDKPMYDEIFYTLSPVDGKITGANAKKEMVRSKLPNSVLGKIWKLADIDKDGMLDDEEFALANHLIKVKLEGHELPNELPAHLLPPSKRKVSE; encoded by the exons ATGTTCAGCTGGCTGGGTAACGATGATCGTCGCAAGAAGGACCCCGAGGTCTTCCAAACTGTGAGTGATGGACTCAAGAAACTCTACAAGAGTAAGCTGCTGCCCCTGGAAGAATATTACCGCTTCCATGAGTTCCACTCGCCTGCCCTGGAGGATGCTGATTTCGACAACAAGCCCATGGTCCTGTTGGTGGGCCAGTACTCTACTGGAAAGACCACCTTCATCAG GTACCTGCTGGAACAGGATTTCCCAGGCATGAGGATTGGGCCGGAGCCGACCACTGATTCCTTCATAGCGGTGATGCAAGGAGACGTAGAGGGGATCATCCCTGGGAACGCCCTGGTGGTGGATCCAAAGAAACCCTTCCGAAAGCTCAATGCCTTTGGCAATGCCTTCTTGAACAG GTTTGTGTGTGCCCAGCTGCCCAATGCCGTGCTGGAGAGCATCAGTGTCATTGACACACCGGGGATCCTCTCCGGGGAGAAACAGAGGATCAGTCGAG GGTATGATTTTGCTGCTGTCCTTGAATGGTTTGCCGAGCGGGTGGACCGCATCATCCTGCTCTTTGACGCCCACAAGCTGGACATATCTGATGAGTTCTCAGAAGTCATCAAGGCTCTCAAGAACCACGAGGACAAGATGCGAGTGGTGCTGAACAAGGCGGACCAGATTGAGACCCAGCAGCTGATGCGGGTATATGGAGCCCTCATGTGGTCCCTGGGCAAGATCGTGAACACACCAGAGGTGATCCGGGTCTACATCGGCTCCTTCTGGTCCCACCCTCTCCTCATTCCTGACAACCGGAAGCTCTTTGAAGCTGAAGAGCAGGACTTGTTCAGAGACATCCAGAGTCTCCCCCGTAATGCTGCCCTTCGAAAGCTTAATGACCTCATCAAGAGAGCCCGGCTGGCCAAG GTCCATGCCTACATCATCAGCTCCTTGAAGAAGGAGATGCCCTCGGTGTTTGGGAAGGACACCAAAAAGAAGGAACTGGTGAACAACCTGGCTGAGATTTATGGCCGGATTGAACGAGAGCACCAGATCTCCCCTGGGGACTTCCCCAACCTGAAGAGGATGCAG gaccagctgcaGGCCCAGGACTTCAGCAAATTCCAGCCACTGAAGAGCAAGCTGTTGGAGGTGGTAGATGACATGCTGGCACACGACATTGCCCAGCTCATGGTGCTGGTGCGCCAGGAAGAGACCCAGCGACCTGTCCAGATGGTGAAAGGTGGAGCATTCGAGGGAACCCTGCAAGGCCCCTTCGGGCATGGCTATGGAGAGGGGGCCGGGGAAGGTATTGATGATGCTGAGTGGGTGGTGGCCCGAGACAAGCCTATGTACGACGAGATCTTCTATACCCTGTCCCCAGTGGATGGCAAGATCACGGGTGCCAATGCCAAAAAAGAGATGGTACGCTCCAAGCTGCCCAATAGTGTGCTGGGCAAGATCTGGAAACTAGCTGACATCGACAAGGATGGCATGTTGGATGATGAGGAGTTTGCCCTGGCCAACCACCTTATCAAAGTCAAGCTGGAGGGGCATGAATTGCCCAATGAGCTGCCTGcccacctcctccctccatctaagAGGAAAGTATCTGAGTGA